A section of the Lineus longissimus chromosome 1, tnLinLong1.2, whole genome shotgun sequence genome encodes:
- the LOC135493524 gene encoding cyclic nucleotide-gated cation channel beta-3-like isoform X3 — translation MDSADHGWRTLMTLTGLTMKGVILKVKGDTVVTCVAKKGAPNGSPSISPGPKRHSSFSGSSSINALDDDIHYVGINNCKVKCPAWIEKFTFPRAIDPQSKLYIGWLFIVVLAFMYNAWVIPLRFAFKELVQKPEHIRYWLLCDYIADFIYVLDIVLFESRLVFIRDGIFVHDPQAMRQNYFKKFTFKIDLLSLMPLDLLYLMPSINYTSLVRIPRLFKIPTFWEFYERFDQAAKSGHAIRILKTMTYMIYLIHVEACGYFWISSYEKFSTNWTYSPEKFLKVTAYVRCFYIATKTATSIGKNPIPTNDLEYMFMTVYWLSGVFVFALLIGQIRDIFEAAGAVKSNYRKTMDITLWYMQSLNLPKELQGRVRMWFNYNWDQQKTLDENSLIEALPNKMKTDLAINVHFGTLSKVMLFQDCDKNLLYDLILKLKPVLYLPGDYICRKGEVGTEMYIVMSGQVQVVGGLNDDIIYATLHEGSVFGEISLLSMVGGNRRTADVRSKGFSNLFTLSKVDFEEAMRDYPTAQAMLKKRAKKLLSENKKIEQQELFKAQSEEIIKSRTPTPKMVHTVIKILEPDSKIAEILRARGKKKKAARANKVNPLAKKMEFHDENHLNLMQSLMSDDCSDSSEDAEEEADDSSVFESNIHREMDNLSVSLPRGLCCSDEDSTPVSEDNHHLERNEGKENSPPLEEASKEDKNHPTSKHNKEFINKDIAHLVIEREKQSLALPIHNRARPRRASNPRDFTGEPHSSSRTRRASNPNDLILEPHSPCRLRRASNPRDLTLVPRSPCRPFCYPLSLEVAPALLITEPKLEKSHPRIPDENMVTCNVEVHCEKSPENPDGVDNLAFIGSDSSHSIKNTLPSVPCIEKSISENG, via the exons ATGGATTCTGCAGACCATGGTTGGCGGACTCTCATGACACTAACAGGCCTCACAATGAAAGGAGTCATTCTGAAAGTCAAAGGAGACACCGTTGTTACGTGTGTTGCTAAAAAAG GTGCACCTAATGGTTCTCCATCAATTTCTCCGGGACCAAAACGTCACAGCTCCTTCTCCGGGTCTTCCAGTATTAATGCACTAGACGATGACATCCACTATGTTGGCATCAATAACTGTAAGGTTAAGTGCCCAGCTTGGATAGAAAAATTTACCTTTCCACGAGCAATCGATCCACAAA gCAAGCTGTACATAGGCTGGCTCTTCATCGTAGTCCTAGCATTCATGTACAATGCCTGGGTGATTCCATTACGCTTTGCCTTCAAGGAACTCGTACAGAAACCCGAACATATCAGATATTGGTTACTATGTGATTACATAGCTGATTTCATCTACGTTCTTGATATCGTCTTGTTTGAATCGCGATTGGTATTTATCCGTGATGGGATATTCGTG CATGACCCTCAAGCTATGAGGCAAAACTATTTCAAGAAATTCACTTTTAAG ATTGACTTGCTGAGTCTGATGCCGCTGGACCTACTATACCTCATGCCTTCGATAAATTATACGTCCCTCGTCAGGATTCCAAGGCTATTCAAA ATCCCGACATTCTGGGAATTCTACGAGCGATTCGACCAAGCCGCCAAGTCGGGACATGCAATAAG gATATTGAAAACTATGACCTACATGATTTACCTAATCCATGTGGAAGCGTGTGGATATTTCTGGATATCGTCCTATGAGAAGTTCAGCACAAACTGGACGTACAGCCCAGAGAAATTCCTTAAAGTTACTGC TTATGTCCGATGCTTCTACATAGCCACCAAGACTGCCACCTCTATTGGCAAGAACCCCATTCCCACCAACGACCTTGAATACATGTTCATGACTGTCTACTGGTTGTCAGGGGTATTTGTCTTTGCACTGCTTATTGGTCAG ATTCGAGACATATTTGAAGCTGCTGGTGCTGTCAAATCAAACTATCGTAAGACTATGGACATCACACTCTGGTACATGCAGTCACTCAATCTTCCTAAAGAATTGCAGGGTCGTGTCAGGATGTGGTTCAACTACAACTGGGACCAACAGAAAACACTGG ATGAGAACAGTTTAATTGAAGCCCTGCCCAACAAAATGAAGACCGACCTTGCAATCAATGTTCATTTTGGCACACTTTCTAAAGTCATGCTGTTTCAAGACTGTGACAAGAACCTGCTGTATGACCTGATCCTAAAACTAAAGCCTGTGTTATATCTTCCCGGTGATTATATTTGTAGAAAG GGTGAGGTCGGTACGGAGATGTACATTGTGATGAGTGGTCAAGTCCAAGTGGTCGGTGGCCTCAACGATGATATTATCTATGCTACGTTACATGAAGGAAGTGTATTTGGTGAAATAAG TTTACTCTCCATGGTAGGAGGTAACAGACGTACTGCTGACGTGAGATCCAAGGGCTTCTCAAATTTGTTCACCTTGTCCAAGGTGGACTTCGAGGAAGCTATGAGAGATTATCCAACTGCTCAAGCCATGCTCAAGAAGAGAGCAAA AAAACTGCTGtcagaaaataagaaaataGAACAACAAGAACTTTTCAAAGCACAATCCGAAGAGATTATAAAAAGTCGAACCCCAACCCCTAAAATGGTGCATACTGTTATCAAG ATTCTGGAACCAGATTCCAAAATAGCTGAAATTTTACGCGCCAGAGGCAAGAAGAAGAAAGCAGCCAGGGCGAATAAAGTGAATCCTTTGGCTAAAAAGATGGAGTTTCATGATGAGAATCACCTGAATCTGATGCAGAGTCTCATGTCCGATGATTGTAGTGATAGTAGTGAGGATGCTGAAGAGGAGGCTGATGATTCGTCAGTATTCGAGTCCAATATTCAT AGAGAAATGGACAATCTGTCTGTAAGTCTTCCACGAGGTCTCTGCTGTTCGGACGAGGATTCCACACCTGTGTCTGAAGACAATCATCATCTGGAACGAAATGAGGGAAAGGAAAACTCACCACCACTGG AAGAAGCATCAAAAGAAGACAAGAACCATCCAACATCGAAACACAACAAGGAATTCATCAATAAGGATATAGCCCACTTGGTTATTGAGAGAGAAAAACAATCTTTGGCCTTGCCCATCCATAATCGTGCTAGGCCAAGACGGGCTTCAAATCCGAGGGACTTTACTGGGGAACCTCATAGCTCTTCAAGGACAAGGCGAGCCTCAAATCCAAATGACTTGATTTTGGAACCGCATAGTCCCTGTAGGCTAAGGCGGGCCTCCAATCCAAGGGACCTGACTTTGGTACCTCGTAGTCCTTGTAGGCCATTTTGTTATCCTCTTTCATTGGAAGTGGCACCGGCCCTCCTCATCACAGAACCCAAGTTAGAAAAGTCACATCCACGTATTCCTGATGAGAACATGGTGACATGCAACGTGGAGGTTCATTGTGAGAAATCTCCAGAAAATCCAGATGGTGTGGATAATTTGGCTTTTATCGGATCAGACAGTAGCCATTCTATAAAAAATACTCTACCAAGTGTGCCCTGCATAGAGAAAAGTATAAGTGAAAACGGCTGA
- the LOC135493524 gene encoding cyclic nucleotide-gated cation channel alpha-3-like isoform X2, giving the protein MVFLHTQESDLPRIGIVTSMDGVIEGVDCSGNGSRLASRRGHSIPPVQPPSAISPPYSPIPSPSIRSVSSTKSTWSELLGLKKRDSSGSFLSGSGSLSLSGVSSVMSEKLKELHRKFTCRTQYFKEKTRQTPTPSSPSCEADKFTGAPNGSPSISPGPKRHSSFSGSSSINALDDDIHYVGINNCKVKCPAWIEKFTFPRAIDPQSKLYIGWLFIVVLAFMYNAWVIPLRFAFKELVQKPEHIRYWLLCDYIADFIYVLDIVLFESRLVFIRDGIFVHDPQAMRQNYFKKFTFKIDLLSLMPLDLLYLMPSINYTSLVRIPRLFKIPTFWEFYERFDQAAKSGHAIRILKTMTYMIYLIHVEACGYFWISSYEKFSTNWTYSPEKFLKVTAYVRCFYIATKTATSIGKNPIPTNDLEYMFMTVYWLSGVFVFALLIGQIRDIFEAAGAVKSNYRKTMDITLWYMQSLNLPKELQGRVRMWFNYNWDQQKTLDENSLIEALPNKMKTDLAINVHFGTLSKVMLFQDCDKNLLYDLILKLKPVLYLPGDYICRKGEVGTEMYIVMSGQVQVVGGLNDDIIYATLHEGSVFGEISLLSMVGGNRRTADVRSKGFSNLFTLSKVDFEEAMRDYPTAQAMLKKRAKKLLSENKKIEQQELFKAQSEEIIKSRTPTPKMVHTVIKILEPDSKIAEILRARGKKKKAARANKVNPLAKKMEFHDENHLNLMQSLMSDDCSDSSEDAEEEADDSSVFESNIHREMDNLSVSLPRGLCCSDEDSTPVSEDNHHLERNEGKENSPPLEEASKEDKNHPTSKHNKEFINKDIAHLVIEREKQSLALPIHNRARPRRASNPRDFTGEPHSSSRTRRASNPNDLILEPHSPCRLRRASNPRDLTLVPRSPCRPFCYPLSLEVAPALLITEPKLEKSHPRIPDENMVTCNVEVHCEKSPENPDGVDNLAFIGSDSSHSIKNTLPSVPCIEKSISENG; this is encoded by the exons TAGTTTATCTGGAGTTAGTAGTGTAATGAGTGAGAAGCTGAAGGAACTCCATCGCAAGTTTACATGTCGGACGCAATACTTCAAAGAGAAAACAAGACAGACGCCCACACCATCCTCTCCAAGTTGTGAAGCTGACAAATTCACAG GTGCACCTAATGGTTCTCCATCAATTTCTCCGGGACCAAAACGTCACAGCTCCTTCTCCGGGTCTTCCAGTATTAATGCACTAGACGATGACATCCACTATGTTGGCATCAATAACTGTAAGGTTAAGTGCCCAGCTTGGATAGAAAAATTTACCTTTCCACGAGCAATCGATCCACAAA gCAAGCTGTACATAGGCTGGCTCTTCATCGTAGTCCTAGCATTCATGTACAATGCCTGGGTGATTCCATTACGCTTTGCCTTCAAGGAACTCGTACAGAAACCCGAACATATCAGATATTGGTTACTATGTGATTACATAGCTGATTTCATCTACGTTCTTGATATCGTCTTGTTTGAATCGCGATTGGTATTTATCCGTGATGGGATATTCGTG CATGACCCTCAAGCTATGAGGCAAAACTATTTCAAGAAATTCACTTTTAAG ATTGACTTGCTGAGTCTGATGCCGCTGGACCTACTATACCTCATGCCTTCGATAAATTATACGTCCCTCGTCAGGATTCCAAGGCTATTCAAA ATCCCGACATTCTGGGAATTCTACGAGCGATTCGACCAAGCCGCCAAGTCGGGACATGCAATAAG gATATTGAAAACTATGACCTACATGATTTACCTAATCCATGTGGAAGCGTGTGGATATTTCTGGATATCGTCCTATGAGAAGTTCAGCACAAACTGGACGTACAGCCCAGAGAAATTCCTTAAAGTTACTGC TTATGTCCGATGCTTCTACATAGCCACCAAGACTGCCACCTCTATTGGCAAGAACCCCATTCCCACCAACGACCTTGAATACATGTTCATGACTGTCTACTGGTTGTCAGGGGTATTTGTCTTTGCACTGCTTATTGGTCAG ATTCGAGACATATTTGAAGCTGCTGGTGCTGTCAAATCAAACTATCGTAAGACTATGGACATCACACTCTGGTACATGCAGTCACTCAATCTTCCTAAAGAATTGCAGGGTCGTGTCAGGATGTGGTTCAACTACAACTGGGACCAACAGAAAACACTGG ATGAGAACAGTTTAATTGAAGCCCTGCCCAACAAAATGAAGACCGACCTTGCAATCAATGTTCATTTTGGCACACTTTCTAAAGTCATGCTGTTTCAAGACTGTGACAAGAACCTGCTGTATGACCTGATCCTAAAACTAAAGCCTGTGTTATATCTTCCCGGTGATTATATTTGTAGAAAG GGTGAGGTCGGTACGGAGATGTACATTGTGATGAGTGGTCAAGTCCAAGTGGTCGGTGGCCTCAACGATGATATTATCTATGCTACGTTACATGAAGGAAGTGTATTTGGTGAAATAAG TTTACTCTCCATGGTAGGAGGTAACAGACGTACTGCTGACGTGAGATCCAAGGGCTTCTCAAATTTGTTCACCTTGTCCAAGGTGGACTTCGAGGAAGCTATGAGAGATTATCCAACTGCTCAAGCCATGCTCAAGAAGAGAGCAAA AAAACTGCTGtcagaaaataagaaaataGAACAACAAGAACTTTTCAAAGCACAATCCGAAGAGATTATAAAAAGTCGAACCCCAACCCCTAAAATGGTGCATACTGTTATCAAG ATTCTGGAACCAGATTCCAAAATAGCTGAAATTTTACGCGCCAGAGGCAAGAAGAAGAAAGCAGCCAGGGCGAATAAAGTGAATCCTTTGGCTAAAAAGATGGAGTTTCATGATGAGAATCACCTGAATCTGATGCAGAGTCTCATGTCCGATGATTGTAGTGATAGTAGTGAGGATGCTGAAGAGGAGGCTGATGATTCGTCAGTATTCGAGTCCAATATTCAT AGAGAAATGGACAATCTGTCTGTAAGTCTTCCACGAGGTCTCTGCTGTTCGGACGAGGATTCCACACCTGTGTCTGAAGACAATCATCATCTGGAACGAAATGAGGGAAAGGAAAACTCACCACCACTGG AAGAAGCATCAAAAGAAGACAAGAACCATCCAACATCGAAACACAACAAGGAATTCATCAATAAGGATATAGCCCACTTGGTTATTGAGAGAGAAAAACAATCTTTGGCCTTGCCCATCCATAATCGTGCTAGGCCAAGACGGGCTTCAAATCCGAGGGACTTTACTGGGGAACCTCATAGCTCTTCAAGGACAAGGCGAGCCTCAAATCCAAATGACTTGATTTTGGAACCGCATAGTCCCTGTAGGCTAAGGCGGGCCTCCAATCCAAGGGACCTGACTTTGGTACCTCGTAGTCCTTGTAGGCCATTTTGTTATCCTCTTTCATTGGAAGTGGCACCGGCCCTCCTCATCACAGAACCCAAGTTAGAAAAGTCACATCCACGTATTCCTGATGAGAACATGGTGACATGCAACGTGGAGGTTCATTGTGAGAAATCTCCAGAAAATCCAGATGGTGTGGATAATTTGGCTTTTATCGGATCAGACAGTAGCCATTCTATAAAAAATACTCTACCAAGTGTGCCCTGCATAGAGAAAAGTATAAGTGAAAACGGCTGA